The following coding sequences are from one Megamonas funiformis window:
- the atpE gene encoding F0F1 ATP synthase subunit C — translation MENAIMVMAALIGAGITMGLASIGAGIGDGLVTSKFIEGIARQPEAKNTLFMNTLISVGLIEAMPIIATVIALIMLYANPLIK, via the coding sequence ATGGAAAACGCAATTATGGTTATGGCAGCATTAATTGGTGCAGGTATTACAATGGGTCTTGCTTCTATCGGTGCAGGTATTGGTGATGGTCTTGTTACTTCTAAATTTATCGAAGGTATTGCTCGTCAGCCAGAAGCAAAAAACACTTTATTCATGAACACTCTTATCTCTGTAGGTTTAATCGAAGCTATGCCAATCATTGCAACAGTTATTGCATTGATCATGCTTTATGCTAACCCACTTATTAAATAA
- a CDS encoding mechanosensitive ion channel family protein, protein MATISFEHLLDILFVPICIQIGALIVGSFLSRLINRYLQSNVNRDSWQYIFVNALKGLPISWCSGVGLYWTINSLSIPETISRLLSYLLFAVIIFTLTRVIARTLSGMIDFYTMRSDQNMPKTSLLNNLINILVYSMGALIVLQYCGISVAPILTALGVGGMAVALGLQDTLANIFAGLHLILSKQLRLNDYIKLSTGEEGRVSDITWRFTTLQSVSNNVVVVPNQSISKAIITNYSMPLQDITVSVAIGVSYDSDLDKVEAVCIRTAKEILSKLDPEVKAEPVVRFNLFADSSINFNVIMHVSEFTNQYIVKHEFIKAITKEFRKENIEIPFPVRTIINNKE, encoded by the coding sequence TTGGCAACGATATCTTTTGAACATTTATTAGATATTTTATTTGTACCAATTTGTATTCAAATAGGTGCCTTAATCGTAGGTTCATTTCTCAGTCGTTTAATTAATCGTTATTTACAAAGTAATGTAAATAGAGATTCATGGCAATATATTTTTGTCAATGCCTTAAAGGGATTACCGATTTCTTGGTGTTCCGGTGTTGGCTTATATTGGACGATAAATAGTTTATCCATACCAGAAACTATCAGCAGATTATTATCATATTTATTATTTGCAGTGATTATCTTTACTTTGACAAGAGTTATTGCAAGAACTTTATCTGGAATGATAGATTTTTATACTATGCGTTCTGACCAAAATATGCCAAAGACTTCATTATTAAATAATTTAATAAATATTTTAGTGTATTCTATGGGTGCACTCATTGTTTTACAATATTGTGGAATATCAGTAGCGCCAATTCTCACAGCTTTAGGGGTCGGCGGTATGGCAGTAGCCCTTGGTCTTCAAGATACGCTTGCTAATATTTTTGCTGGATTGCATTTAATTTTATCAAAGCAACTTCGTTTAAATGATTATATTAAATTAAGTACAGGTGAAGAAGGTCGAGTATCTGATATTACATGGCGTTTTACCACACTTCAATCCGTTAGCAATAATGTGGTAGTTGTACCTAATCAAAGTATATCTAAGGCGATTATCACAAATTACAGTATGCCACTTCAAGATATAACAGTAAGTGTAGCTATTGGTGTAAGCTATGATAGTGATTTAGATAAAGTGGAAGCTGTTTGCATAAGAACAGCAAAGGAAATTTTATCTAAATTAGACCCAGAAGTTAAAGCAGAGCCTGTAGTTAGATTTAATTTGTTTGCTGACTCTAGCATTAATTTCAATGTGATAATGCATGTTAGTGAATTTACAAATCAATATATTGTTAAGCATGAATTTATAAAAGCGATTACAAAAGAATTTAGAAAAGAGAACATAGAAATACCATTCCCAGTAAGAACTATTATCAATAATAAAGAGTAA
- a CDS encoding F0F1 ATP synthase subunit delta, protein MLNLQLAKKYAVAMFELAQEENKLVEYGEQLAEISTLFKTQPELKAFMSNPQIQPSAKKELLNKVFGSDIEKSVHNFMLLLIDKRRIALIEEIVGEYEALSNEVRNIVVAHVTTAVAMEKPQEKALTAKLEAITGKHIQLKTHIDKSIIGGVVVKMGDKLIDGSVTSKIKSLGKQLMAN, encoded by the coding sequence ATGCTGAATTTACAGTTAGCAAAAAAATACGCTGTGGCAATGTTTGAATTAGCTCAGGAAGAAAATAAGCTTGTAGAATATGGTGAGCAATTAGCAGAAATTAGTACGCTTTTTAAAACTCAACCAGAATTAAAAGCTTTTATGAGTAATCCTCAAATTCAGCCATCAGCAAAAAAAGAACTGCTAAATAAAGTTTTTGGTAGCGATATTGAAAAATCAGTGCATAATTTTATGTTATTATTGATTGACAAACGTCGCATAGCATTAATTGAAGAGATAGTCGGTGAATATGAAGCTCTGTCTAATGAAGTTCGTAATATTGTAGTAGCACATGTTACTACAGCAGTTGCTATGGAAAAGCCACAAGAAAAAGCTTTAACTGCGAAATTAGAAGCTATTACCGGCAAGCATATTCAGCTAAAAACACATATTGATAAATCCATCATTGGTGGTGTCGTTGTAAAAATGGGCGACAAATTAATCGATGGTAGTGTAACTAGCAAAATTAAATCTTTAGGAAAGCAGTTAATGGCAAATTAA
- the atpB gene encoding F0F1 ATP synthase subunit A, protein MHEIGVREVVTFAGMQFNIQTLEMTWLAMAIVILIAFLATRSLKLVPSGWQNVIEMVIVWLNEQIGVTLGSRGQLVAPFLITLFLFLLISNWIGLIPTLASPTNDLNTTLGLALLVIVMLHVLGLYYKGFNYIKHFFQPVAPFVIINLIEEIAKPITLAFRLFGNILAGEILIIILLLLVPIWMPVPSVVWLAFSLFIGAVQAFIFTMLSMSYLANAMKDDDHH, encoded by the coding sequence ATGCATGAAATTGGTGTGCGTGAAGTGGTCACTTTCGCAGGTATGCAATTCAATATTCAGACCTTAGAAATGACCTGGCTAGCAATGGCCATTGTAATACTGATTGCATTTTTAGCAACACGAAGTCTAAAGCTTGTTCCTTCAGGTTGGCAAAATGTAATTGAAATGGTTATTGTTTGGCTCAATGAGCAAATTGGTGTTACACTAGGTTCTCGTGGTCAGTTAGTAGCACCATTTTTAATCACGCTATTTCTGTTCTTATTGATTTCAAACTGGATAGGACTTATTCCAACGCTTGCATCACCAACAAATGACTTAAATACAACTTTAGGTCTAGCTTTATTGGTGATTGTAATGTTACATGTACTTGGCTTGTATTATAAAGGTTTTAATTATATAAAACATTTTTTCCAGCCAGTAGCGCCATTTGTAATTATCAATTTGATTGAAGAAATAGCAAAGCCTATTACACTTGCTTTCCGTCTATTTGGTAATATTCTAGCAGGGGAAATTTTAATTATTATCTTGCTTTTATTAGTGCCAATATGGATGCCAGTACCTAGTGTTGTTTGGCTTGCATTTAGTTTATTTATCGGTGCAGTTCAGGCATTTATATTTACTATGTTATCTATGTCTTACTTAGCAAATGCTATGAAAGACGATGATCACCATTAA
- a CDS encoding GNAT family N-acetyltransferase, with product MEKIVKTGNRLRFRQATVEDMDYIMEVEYIPENAKYVIPYTREVHMQTLDTPSATHLIIETLDTHEKVGFLMIAGLDNPSKEIEWTRIILNVKGKGYGQETLEMLKSWAFDDLKFHRAWLDCKDHNTRALHVYEKAGLVREGLIRETILTDGVYENLIILGILDREYFAMKNK from the coding sequence ATGGAAAAAATCGTAAAAACAGGAAATAGATTACGTTTTCGTCAAGCAACAGTTGAAGATATGGACTATATCATGGAAGTGGAATACATTCCTGAAAATGCCAAATATGTAATTCCTTATACTCGCGAAGTGCATATGCAAACTTTAGATACTCCTTCTGCTACTCATCTAATTATCGAAACTTTAGACACACATGAAAAAGTTGGTTTTCTCATGATAGCAGGTCTTGATAATCCATCTAAAGAAATCGAATGGACTCGCATTATTTTAAATGTAAAAGGTAAAGGCTATGGTCAAGAAACACTAGAAATGTTAAAATCTTGGGCATTTGATGATTTAAAATTCCATAGAGCATGGCTTGACTGTAAAGACCACAATACTCGTGCTTTACATGTATATGAAAAAGCTGGTCTTGTCCGTGAAGGTCTTATTCGCGAAACAATTTTAACTGATGGTGTTTATGAAAATTTAATCATTCTCGGAATTTTAGACAGAGAATATTTTGCCATGAAAAATAAATAA
- a CDS encoding DedA family protein, producing MEQFSTIFLSFIDTWGYVAVAVLMGLENACIPIPSELILGFAGYLIFAGKMEFFHATVAGMIGGMVGSIITYYIGAKGGKPFVDKYGKYFFMKKSHVDTAQEWFDKYGIKAVFFSRLLPVVRTFISLPAGFAKVNMKKFIIYTFIGSLPWTMFILYIGMILGENWKTMLAVGHEASLVVSAILVLTCAFYYIRWKRNKKKAVKQ from the coding sequence ATGGAACAATTTTCAACAATCTTTTTGAGTTTTATTGATACTTGGGGCTATGTTGCTGTAGCTGTACTAATGGGGCTTGAAAATGCTTGTATTCCAATTCCTAGTGAATTAATCTTAGGTTTTGCTGGATATCTCATCTTTGCTGGCAAAATGGAATTTTTCCACGCTACTGTTGCTGGTATGATTGGCGGTATGGTAGGTTCTATCATCACTTATTATATCGGTGCTAAAGGTGGCAAACCTTTTGTAGATAAATATGGTAAATATTTCTTCATGAAAAAATCTCATGTAGACACTGCTCAAGAATGGTTTGATAAATATGGTATTAAAGCTGTATTCTTCAGCAGATTACTCCCTGTAGTTCGTACATTTATCTCTTTACCTGCAGGTTTTGCCAAAGTAAATATGAAGAAATTCATCATCTATACTTTTATTGGTTCCCTTCCTTGGACTATGTTCATCTTATACATCGGTATGATACTTGGCGAAAATTGGAAAACTATGCTTGCTGTAGGTCATGAAGCAAGTTTAGTTGTAAGTGCTATTCTTGTTCTCACTTGCGCTTTTTACTATATTCGCTGGAAACGCAATAAAAAAAAGGCCGTTAAACAATAA
- a CDS encoding TMEM165/GDT1 family protein has protein sequence MFAFSTAFIMVVLAEMGDKTQLLAMAFATKYPWKKVMFGILVATILNHFVAIAAGIYLHSFIPKDIVELVASIAFIVFGLWILKDDELGNEAEKNHFSIFWTVAIAFFLAEMGDKTQLATVALSAQIGADMLSILVGTTLGMLVADGLGILLGATLHKYVPDRVIKKFASLIFILFGAVGILHAMNIINLY, from the coding sequence ATGTTTGCATTTTCAACAGCGTTTATCATGGTGGTTCTTGCCGAAATGGGTGACAAAACTCAATTATTAGCTATGGCTTTTGCCACAAAATATCCATGGAAGAAAGTCATGTTTGGTATTTTAGTTGCTACTATTTTAAATCACTTTGTAGCAATCGCTGCTGGTATTTATTTGCATTCTTTTATTCCTAAAGACATCGTTGAACTCGTTGCTTCTATTGCTTTTATTGTCTTTGGTCTTTGGATTTTAAAAGATGATGAACTCGGTAATGAAGCTGAAAAAAATCATTTTAGCATCTTTTGGACTGTAGCTATCGCCTTTTTCCTTGCCGAAATGGGAGATAAAACTCAACTCGCTACAGTAGCATTATCTGCTCAAATCGGTGCTGATATGCTTTCTATCTTAGTAGGTACAACTCTTGGTATGCTCGTTGCCGATGGACTTGGCATTTTATTAGGTGCTACTCTTCATAAATATGTACCTGATAGAGTCATCAAAAAATTTGCTTCATTAATCTTTATTCTCTTTGGTGCTGTTGGCATTTTACATGCTATGAATATCATAAATTTATATTAA
- the atpF gene encoding F0F1 ATP synthase subunit B, with the protein MIDINMTIVAQILNFLILVLILKFVAYKPVMKMLKEREEKIARSIDAAEADEQKAKELLAEYNKQLADARIKAQEIVDKAMKRAQEERDASVAETRREIEQMRKAAKEDIARERERAAMQLRGEMVALSMQAAGKIIAANMDNKTNEKLVSDFIDQLDKDKMGGLPC; encoded by the coding sequence TTGATTGATATCAATATGACGATTGTGGCTCAAATCCTTAACTTCCTTATTTTGGTACTTATTTTAAAATTTGTAGCATATAAGCCTGTTATGAAAATGCTTAAAGAACGCGAAGAAAAAATCGCAAGAAGCATTGATGCCGCAGAAGCAGATGAACAAAAGGCTAAAGAACTGCTCGCTGAATATAATAAGCAATTAGCTGATGCCCGTATAAAAGCACAGGAAATTGTAGATAAAGCAATGAAACGTGCTCAAGAAGAACGTGATGCTAGCGTTGCTGAAACAAGACGTGAAATTGAGCAGATGAGAAAAGCCGCAAAAGAAGATATTGCTAGAGAACGTGAACGTGCAGCAATGCAGTTACGTGGTGAAATGGTAGCTTTATCCATGCAAGCAGCTGGCAAAATTATCGCTGCTAATATGGATAATAAAACAAATGAAAAATTGGTTAGTGATTTCATTGACCAGTTGGATAAAGATAAAATGGGTGGATTGCCATGCTGA
- the atpA gene encoding F0F1 ATP synthase subunit alpha: MKMNPEEITAIIKDQIKNYNVDLNVDDVGTVIEIGDGIAHIHGLDKAMSGELLDFGNDIYGMVLNLEQDNVGAVLLGGDTKIKEGDIVKRTGKIMQVPVGESMIGRVVDALGRPIDGKGPIHTTQSRPIEYPAPGIADRKSVKEPLQTGIKAIDALVPIGRGQRELIIGDRGTGKTAIAVDTILNQKGQNCICIYVAIGQKASTIARVVKTFEDHGAMDYTIVVAATASDSAPLQYMAPYSGVTMGEHFMYQGKHVLCVYDDLSKHATAYRAMSLLLRRPPGREAYPGDVFYLHSRLLERAAKLSDELGGGSITALPIIETLAGDVSGYIPTNVISITDGQIMLQTEAFYSGIRPAIDVGLSVSRVGGSAQIKAMKQIAGRMRLDLAQYRELAAFAQFGSDLDKSTKEQLDRGVRMVETLKQAQYSPLKVDEQILVIYTAVRGFLSDIPVNQVVNFQRDFLKFMNSNHPEIGQTIVEKQKLDDALEASINSAIEEFKSTYSYNK, from the coding sequence ATGAAAATGAATCCAGAAGAAATAACAGCCATTATCAAGGATCAAATTAAAAATTATAATGTTGATTTAAATGTTGATGATGTAGGTACTGTTATTGAAATCGGTGATGGTATTGCACATATTCATGGCTTAGACAAAGCGATGTCAGGGGAACTGCTCGACTTTGGTAATGATATATATGGTATGGTCCTAAACCTTGAACAGGACAATGTCGGTGCCGTTTTATTAGGTGGCGACACAAAAATTAAAGAAGGAGATATCGTAAAACGTACTGGTAAAATCATGCAAGTACCTGTTGGGGAAAGTATGATTGGTCGTGTTGTTGACGCACTTGGTCGTCCAATTGATGGCAAAGGCCCTATTCATACAACACAGAGCCGTCCAATTGAATATCCAGCTCCTGGTATTGCTGATAGAAAATCAGTAAAAGAACCATTACAAACTGGTATTAAAGCAATTGATGCCTTAGTTCCAATTGGTCGTGGTCAGCGTGAACTTATCATCGGTGACCGTGGTACAGGTAAAACAGCTATTGCTGTAGATACAATCCTCAATCAGAAAGGTCAAAACTGTATTTGTATTTATGTAGCTATTGGTCAGAAAGCTTCTACAATCGCTCGTGTTGTAAAAACTTTTGAAGATCATGGTGCTATGGATTATACAATTGTAGTAGCAGCTACTGCTTCTGATAGTGCACCACTTCAATATATGGCTCCATATTCTGGTGTTACTATGGGTGAACATTTCATGTATCAAGGCAAACATGTACTTTGTGTATATGATGACCTTTCTAAACATGCTACTGCTTATCGTGCAATGAGCTTGTTACTTCGCAGACCACCAGGACGTGAAGCATATCCAGGGGACGTATTCTACTTACATTCTCGTCTTTTAGAACGTGCTGCTAAATTAAGTGATGAACTCGGTGGAGGTTCTATTACAGCTTTACCTATCATCGAAACTTTAGCAGGTGACGTATCTGGTTATATTCCAACAAACGTTATTTCTATTACAGATGGTCAGATTATGCTTCAGACAGAAGCTTTCTATTCTGGTATTCGTCCAGCTATTGACGTAGGTCTTTCCGTATCTCGTGTAGGTGGTAGTGCTCAGATAAAAGCTATGAAACAGATTGCTGGTCGTATGCGTCTTGACCTTGCTCAGTATCGTGAACTTGCAGCATTCGCTCAATTTGGTTCTGACCTTGATAAATCTACAAAAGAACAATTAGACCGTGGTGTACGTATGGTTGAAACATTAAAACAAGCACAGTATTCACCTTTAAAAGTAGATGAACAAATCCTTGTTATTTATACAGCTGTACGTGGTTTCTTAAGCGATATTCCTGTTAATCAGGTTGTTAACTTCCAACGTGATTTCTTGAAATTTATGAATTCAAATCACCCAGAAA